A single region of the Acidimicrobiia bacterium genome encodes:
- a CDS encoding universal stress protein, with translation MLAGVDGSPTSLKAAQRAVELAKEVGAKVTLISVGEHGRKYVSDASDRFEGSGVHIDTIVDTGDPADVILETAQDGDYDLIVVGNKGMSGVNRFLLGSVPSKISHHSPCDVLIVHTTG, from the coding sequence ATACTCGCAGGTGTCGACGGGTCGCCCACATCTCTTAAAGCCGCTCAGCGAGCCGTGGAGCTGGCGAAAGAAGTCGGGGCCAAAGTTACCTTGATATCGGTGGGAGAGCACGGTCGCAAGTATGTCTCCGATGCATCCGATCGTTTCGAGGGATCTGGAGTGCACATCGACACGATAGTGGACACCGGAGACCCCGCCGACGTCATCTTAGAGACCGCCCAAGATGGCGACTACGACCTAATAGTCGTTGGGAACAAAGGCATGAGTGGCGTGAACCGCTTCCTCCTCGGGTCCGTTCCCTCCAAGATCAGTCACCACAGTCCTTGCGACGTCCTTATCGTGCATACGACGGGGTGA
- a CDS encoding CarD family transcriptional regulator: MGYKIGDKVVYPHHGAAVIQKRERRVLDGKRRSYLVLRLASSDLTLMVPEDKTEDIGIRQVISKEDVKKVFKVFKQPDNSPSTNWSRRYKANIEKLKSGDVFEVAEVVRNLAIRDKERGLSTGERRMFSRAKEILVSELCFALNCDPEQAERELEKHLP, translated from the coding sequence ATGGGATACAAAATCGGAGACAAGGTCGTATATCCCCATCACGGGGCCGCCGTAATCCAGAAAAGAGAGCGGCGCGTACTGGACGGAAAACGCCGTAGCTATCTGGTCCTGAGGCTTGCATCTTCGGACCTGACCCTTATGGTTCCAGAGGACAAAACGGAAGACATCGGGATTCGCCAAGTCATCAGCAAGGAAGATGTCAAAAAAGTCTTCAAGGTTTTCAAACAGCCCGACAACTCCCCTTCGACTAATTGGAGCCGCCGGTACAAAGCCAACATTGAAAAGCTGAAGTCTGGCGACGTATTCGAGGTCGCCGAGGTTGTCAGGAACCTCGCGATTCGGGACAAAGAGAGAGGGCTTTCGACCGGAGAGCGGCGCATGTTTTCGAGAGCCAAGGAGATATTGGTTTCGGAGTTGTGTTTCGCCCTTAACTGTGACCCGGAGCAGGCAGAGCGAGAACTGGAAAAGCACCTTCCCTGA
- a CDS encoding twitching motility protein PilT encodes MRQGPRAMFVEIVRLFIIIALTALGLAVSQRIRVPEEGSHASRYFTIVLGAAIGYVLGGVVGRFLDRFFGTVERRIDESNPGQLFAGFIGALVGALFGIVASIPAFFLAPWWVAYPVAAFLMWVGGSFGFRIFSRRSEALLSMAGLSSKPYVRASSYHTVGDPNSFLLDTSALIDGRILDIVQSGFLRGTFLVTPAVLEELQGLADAADSGRRRKGRRGLHVLELLREQPRVDVLVLDEDVPQHQDVDAKLLSLARDMRISLVTTDSNLQRVAELQGITVLNPNRLATSLRPSKLPGDVMVLAIKKEGEQPDQGVGYLDDGTMVVVEHAASAVGSEIEVQITSSTQTSRGRMLFAIPTSRTEAGVQADAGERSSGETRSTVH; translated from the coding sequence ATGCGGCAGGGACCGCGAGCTATGTTCGTCGAAATCGTACGATTGTTCATCATTATCGCCCTCACGGCGCTTGGGCTTGCAGTGAGCCAGCGGATCCGCGTCCCGGAGGAGGGCTCGCACGCTTCCCGCTACTTTACGATCGTTCTTGGGGCCGCTATAGGCTACGTGCTCGGAGGCGTCGTCGGAAGGTTTCTAGATCGGTTTTTTGGAACCGTAGAAAGGCGTATTGACGAGTCCAATCCTGGCCAGCTGTTCGCCGGATTCATTGGCGCCTTAGTAGGAGCGCTTTTTGGGATCGTAGCGTCTATTCCAGCGTTTTTTCTCGCGCCCTGGTGGGTGGCATATCCGGTAGCAGCGTTCCTGATGTGGGTGGGTGGATCTTTCGGTTTCCGAATTTTCTCTCGTAGATCGGAGGCTTTGCTCTCGATGGCGGGACTGTCGTCTAAGCCTTACGTCAGAGCCTCGTCGTACCATACAGTAGGTGACCCCAACTCGTTTCTTCTTGACACCTCGGCCCTTATAGACGGCCGAATACTCGACATTGTCCAATCTGGTTTTTTACGGGGTACATTCCTCGTTACTCCTGCTGTCCTTGAAGAGCTACAGGGTCTTGCCGATGCAGCCGACTCCGGGCGCCGGCGTAAAGGGAGGCGCGGTCTTCATGTCCTAGAGCTACTTCGGGAACAACCCCGTGTCGACGTGCTGGTTTTGGATGAGGACGTGCCTCAGCACCAGGATGTAGACGCCAAACTTCTGTCACTCGCTCGAGACATGCGGATCAGCCTGGTGACGACCGACTCCAATCTCCAACGCGTCGCCGAGCTCCAGGGAATCACGGTTCTAAATCCAAACAGGCTCGCTACGAGCCTCAGGCCTTCCAAGTTGCCGGGGGACGTCATGGTTCTCGCCATCAAGAAGGAAGGCGAGCAGCCCGACCAGGGGGTTGGGTATTTGGACGACGGCACCATGGTAGTGGTGGAGCACGCCGCTAGCGCGGTTGGGTCCGAAATCGAGGTCCAGATAACTTCGTCCACCCAGACGTCGAGAGGGCGCATGCTTTTCG